In the genome of Eschrichtius robustus isolate mEscRob2 chromosome 2, mEscRob2.pri, whole genome shotgun sequence, the window GGATGCGCGGCAGCGCCAGGCGGTAGAAGACGTGCTCGCCCAGCGAGCTGAGCAGAGCACTGCCCAGGCCCAGGCAGAGCAGCACGAAGAGTCCAGAGAAGTGGTAGATGCCCATCTGGAGGGTCTGTGGGCAGGACGCAGGCACAAAACCCCTCCTGGTCATGGCAGACCCTTGGGAAGCCCTGGCCTTggacgggggtgggggcagaggttgGGCCAGAGAGAAGGGCCTGGGGCTGTGGAGCTGGATTGGAAGGCTAGGGCTCCATTTTCAGAGGTGAGGTGTCATGGAAGAAAGGCCACTGGAACTGGGGTTTTGGAGGATGAATAGGGTGCAGAAAAGCCGGCAAACACACAGTCTTGGGAACGAGCAGGGGTTGGTCACCTTGGTGAAGGACCACACAGGCTCAGAGTCCCCCACGCCTACCCCTCCCTGCGTCCCGGGCCTGCCCTACCTCTGTAACGGCGAAGACCCGCTTGCCACAAGGCACCATCTTGTACCACTTGTCGTGCAGCAGGTCGATGAAGCCGGAGGACTTGTAGCAGCTGATGAACTCGGACAGGTTGGAGGTGAGCGGCGAATTCCGGGGGAGTCCGATGCCATAGCCTGGGGGAGGCCGGGCGTTGGGTTGGGACCGGGCTGGACGCAGACCCACAGGAGCTGCGCCTGCCTGGAGCCCGCAGATCACTGGTCCCGGGGGCCGCTCACCCTCGATGGCGAAAGGCTTGCCCACGGTCAGCAGTCTGCAGTCGGCGTCGATGGACACCTCGTAGTCCAGGAGCGACTTGTCCATGATGAAGGCGTTGAGCTTGGGGGCGGGGGTCGCTTCTGCCGGGGAGGGCGACGGGGTGAGCATCCCCGCCCGCCTggccccgccccgcgcgccccCCTCACGCCAGCATGGCGACGCCGTGGGGCGTGGTGGGCGCACTGTGGCGCCGCACGTGTGCGTACATCTCCGGGAAGCTCTTCTTGATGTAGGCCTCGGCGCTGCTTTCCCGCACGGTGCCGAAGCGGAAGCCCTGGGACGGGTGGCGCAGCTGCGGGCCAGCGCCCGGTCAGCGCCTGGGGTGGGGCCTTGATCCCGGCCcggctctcccccaccccccttccatcCGCCAGCCCGGAGCGCCCAGGCCCAGGGCTCTCAACCAGAGTCTCCCCTCGCCCGGCTCACGTGGGCCACGTCATCTCTGGGGGGCCGTCCTGGGCTCCGTGGGGTGTGGcacagcatccctggccccaCCCCCTAGATGCCAGGAGCCCCCTGCCCTAGTCTGACAACCATAGACGTGCCAGGACATGGCccagtgtcccctgggggcaggACCACCCAGTTGAAAATGTTCTAACACCCGCACGTCCATCTCCAGGCCCTTAACTCCACACTTCCGCCTCCGCCGCACCCTCTGCGTCTCTCCTTAGGGTCCCCCGGGAACCCCAAGCTCACCGCGTCCAAGACCCACTCCCGAGCCACCCCACACCTTCCCACCTCAGTCGCTCTCCCTCCTCTGCCCGCCTCTGCGCCTCTCATCTCCACGTCCCGTCCACCTGCAGATCCTGTGGGCACTGCCCTCCGGACACCCTGGACCTGCCCGCTGCTCGCCCCTCCGCAGCCCCCACCCAAGGCCCCCATCCCCCATTCCTCCTGCACCAGCGCTGCCCCCTCAGCCCTGGGCTCTCCGGCCCACCCACTGCTTGTGCAACCTCCCTAAAGCAAACCATGAGTGGCTGCTGAGGCCACCTGACCAGGGCCTCCTTATCGGGGCTACAGCACTTCCGAAAAGCCAGACCTGAGGCAAGCAGGGCCATCTAGAACTTTCTGGGGAAGGAAATGCTCTACACCTGTGCTGTTCTCAAGTGGCTGTTGAGTGCTTTCaattaaatcaatttaaaaagtagccacgggactcccctggtggtgcattggttaagaatccacctgccaatgcaggggacatgggttcgatcccacatgccggggagcaactaagcccgtgcaccacaactactgagtccgcgcgcctagagcctgtgttccgcaacaagagaagccaccgcaatgagaagcctgcacgccgcaactagagaaagactgcacgcagaaacgaagacccaatacagccaaaaaaaaaaaaacattgttttaaaaaattatttaaaaaaagtagcCACATGGGGAGAGTGGCTGGCCCACGGGACAGCAAGCATCTAGGTCTCATTACTGGTTTAACAGaggacgctggggtgggggtgcagCAGGGGACGAGAGCAGCTAGATCCAAACACTGGGAGATGCTGCAGGAGAAAAAACAACTTCTCCAACAAACAAATCGCTAGTGAACAAAAAGATGGAGTGTCAAGATGGCCCcatggggccttcccgggacagaccccGACccagtcctctgcctgcctcttgtctgtagaaaaactttagtctcctaggccttccccgagttccaaagaataaatttaatcaaagaagtgagaaaatgcagaaacagaggaaaacagtcaaacaaggcaaagtaataataatagtttagccattaaagtcaaggacttttaattccttctcaagggctgtagataatattctgagccagtgaacttccctggcggtccagtgggtaagactcagtgcttccactgcagggggcatgggttcaatccctggttggggaactgagatcccgcaggCCAtgcggcatggcaaaaaaaaaaaaaaaaaaaaaaaaatttgagccaGATCCTTTGAGctcttttgcagatactgaaacccccaccaggtggacgaagttaactgcatgctgcccacaagcacatagaccccagactgaTTGGAAccaggttgatgatgttgactcccaatttacttcaccaccaaccaatcagaagaacatCCAGGAGCTAatcacacaccccacaacccccctccctcaccctgtctttaaaaacctttccccaatacttaaataaaaattaaaaaacaaacaaacaaaaataaaccttccCCTGAAAGCCATCCAGGAGTTCAGGTCTTAAGCACTAGCTGTACAGACTCCTTGCTTGGCGTCTGCAGTAAACACTGTGCTTTCCTTCACCAGGACcctgtgtcagtagattggctttactgcctGCAGGtcagtggacccaagtttggtttggtaacaaggAGGCTTCTACCTTCCTCTGGGTCTGTACATTTTGGATCCAGATTCAAACAAaccgtggaaaaaaaaaaaagacaactgagaAAAATGGCTGCCTGATGTTTAAGTTCCCAGAATACTCATGACAAAATGACAGGAGGCCTGGGATTTCCCTCATGGTAATCCAGCGGCTATGGCTGGTACATGGACGAAACTGGTCAGGAGTTGACTTTGGAGCCGGGCAATGGGTTCATTCATGGTGGGCCTTGCTCCCTACTctagaatattaaaattttttcattaaaagagaaaaatatgtagGCTGGGGCATGCCCTGctctgcccacagccctccaGGACTCCTGGTGAAAGTTCTGTCTAAATGGGGCTTCTGTGGAGGCCCAGGTCCTCCCACACGTGCAGGCCCTGCATGACCtgccccatccccctccctgctctcccctcccccctctcccccctcactcactctgctccagccacacacaggtctccttgctgttcctccaaCCTGCCAAGCACAATCCtgtcccagggcctttgcacaggctgcctCCTCTGCTTACCATATTCCTCCCTGATATCTACATAAAAGTCCCTCACATATCACCTCTCCCAGAGGAATTCCTGACCCCCGTTTGAGAAATCATCCCTCCCCAGTGCTCCCTGTGTCCCCACCCTGTCTAATTTTCCTCCCTGGAACTTTATCACCAATTCACACACCATctactttgtttctctctcttgatTCTCACCAGCAGCCTCGCCTGTTTTGTCCCAGCTGGGTTCAACATGAGTTTGCGGGAGCAGATGGCCGCCCTCTACTGGgtggggactgggggtggggatgacCTCCAGGCTCTGACCCCTGAAACCCCACGGCCACGCACCTTAGGGTCGTGGATCCCCGACAGCTCCTCAAAAGTCTTGTCCCCGACCATGACGGCGGCCAGGTTGGCCGTGTAGCTGGACAGCACAAGCAGGCAGAAGATGGCCCACAGGTTCATGAGGAGGCGGCCCGTGGGGCACTTGGGCGTCTTACTGGACACTGTGCGTCCAAAGAGGATGGCGTAGCAGAGGTTGAGGGCGGAGGAGTAGGAGAACACGGTGCCCAGGTTGCGGCCGCGGGGCGTGAGGCCGAAGGGGCTGCGCCACTCGTAGAGGGTGAGGAAGAGCGCAGTCAGGTGCAGCGCGGTGAAGACGCCCAGCCACATGGACCAGTGCAGCGGCCACATGAAGGCGCCGATGGGCGACGCCGTGTCCCATGCGCGCACCATGATGCCCAGGCTGGTGGAGAAGAAGGGGCTGGTGAAGTCCACCACCTGCGAGCGGGCTGAGTTGATGCTGAAGCTGGTGACGGCCACGTGCGCCCGGCCGGCCATCAGGTCGCCCACCAGGCCGGCCCAGCGGCCGTCGCGCAGCGCGCCGTACTTGCCGTCGCCCACCGCGCCGTACTTGCCGTCGCCCACGATGTACAGCTCGAAGTCGAAGGGCGCGTCCTCCGCCCGGCGCTCCAGCAGGTCGATGCAGTAGCCGTAGCAGCACCTGCGCAGCGCGCGGGGCGCCGAGCCGTCGGCCAGCGCGGCGAAGAGCGCGTCCAGGGCGGCCGAGTCGTTGGTGCCGGGGGCCAGGCACAGCTGCCCCTCCGGGCACTGACCGTCCTCGTCCGGCTCGCGGGCGAACACGAACGGGTGCTCCACCAGCGTCACCACGCGCAGCTTGGGCCGCGCCCAGGCgcccggcgggggtgggggccgcCCGGCCACGCCCCCCCGCCTCTGACTCCAGCCGCCCGTCCTGCCACCGGCCCAGCATTGCCCAGGCCAGGGCGCCCCGCGGGTCCCGGCGGAGGCTCCACACGCGGAAGCGCCGGGAGATGTGCACCTGCGAGGAGCCGGTCACCCACACCGGCCCCGTGTGGCCCCGGAAGGACGTTTTGGCCAGGAACCTGGTGGGGGTGGGCGGCATCATGGCGGCGGAGAGATCCCTCTCCCGAGGTGAGACCTATCGCCCTGCCTCAGACACACCGGGCCACGGGGGATGCTGCTGTACCCCCCACTCCAGATCCCCTTCCCAGCCGGGGTACCCACGCCCTGGGGGCTGGGGCGACGGCCCAGCCCAAAGCCCAGCTGAGAGGCCCAGGTGGGGCCTTCTTGCTGCGTGCTGCCCCCGCTCCAGGGCTCCCCAGGTCAGGCAGAGCCTCACCTGTTCCTTTCTgttcctttccctcctttcccGCTTCTCCCAAaggcgcacgcacacacacacacacacacacacacaccacacacacacacacacaccacacacacacacccgcccgcccgcccgcagaATCTCCTTCTTGGGCTCTGCTTCCACCCAAGATGGACACAGCGCCTGGCATACAGCAAATGCCCGATAATGTCCCCTCTCACGCCGCACCGGCAGACGCGGCTTCCTGCAGCAGGGTCCCTGCTCACCGTTCCAAGAGGCGGCCGCAGGACTCGGGCCCGGGCAGCGGCAGGTCATTGCAGTTGACCGTGGCGGGGAGGAGGGCGCGCTCCGGCTGCACGCGGGCCGTGCTGCCCAGCGCGCAGGCCACTAGTTCCACCGCGTCGTGGATGGCGGCTTCCAGCGGGGGCCGAGCGACCTCGCCCAACGCCAGCAGCCCAGGTGGCAGGCCCTCGGTGGGGAGTGCCTCGGCGGGCAGCGGCATGCCCAGCAGCCAGCGGGGCCCGGGGGGTGCGGCCTGCAGCACCCCCCGGGGCCCGCAGCCCTGCATCACTTGGGTCTGGTCGGCTCAGGTCCACAGGAGCTTCGGAGCTCGGCCCGCCCAGCTTGTCCACAGGGCCACAAGGCCACCAGAGTCCCACACGCGGCAGAGCACCAGGCCAACGTCCTCCCAGCTGTGCGCCTGCAGCAAGGACACCAGCACGTCCAGCAGAGTATCCAGGGGGCTGGCCCAGTCCAGCTGCAGGTGGAAGGGGTTCTGGCAAAGGGGTGGTCAGTTAGGGCTGGCAAACTCAGTGTCCCACCACACTCTTCCCACCCCGTCTGTACATGTTCAATAAACGCACGACACCTTGATAACTGGACCTTGTGCCTGCTTCTTCCCAGCCCCACACCTGCTCTAACCCCTTCTGTGGCTCCCCATCGCCATCAGCACAATGTCTGGCCCTGGCCTGACATTCAGGGCCTGTTCTCTTGGCTCCAGTCACCCTGAGGCTTTTTGCATTCCCCAGCTGGAATACCTTTTCCCATCTACGACAGACAACTCCTacacatccttcaaaacccagctccactacCCCACCTCTATTCAGACTTACCAGGCAAGCTAGGGACTGAGGGGCCCCCCTCCGTGCTCAGGGACCCAGAAAGTTCTCCTGAATTTGCTTTGAGCATGGGAAGGACGAGAGAGCTTTGCCAGACACCTAATGTAGGCAGGGTGTTGTCCGGGTGGGGACAGGGTGCTGAGTGCAGGGGGAAAGGCTGGGGGCTGCTGCTCAGTCTCCCGCGGGGAGGCGGGGCAAGCCAGTACCCCCCCAAAGCCTGACAGGTCCAACTGCAGAGGGTGCAGTTCCTGGATCCGGCTGCAGAGGGCGCCACAGGCATGGATTTGGGTCCTGCATCTCTCCCACCGGGAGGGGGTCAAGGACAGAGGGGGGTTAATGAGACCTGGGCCTCCTCTAGGGTCAGGGTCTCCCCGCCCTCAGGAGAAGGAAGGCCTGAGGGGGCTTCAAGGTGGGTTTGGAGAGAGGCAGGCCCCCTTCCAGACCCCATGTCCCAGCGTTGGGCCCCTCCCTGCTGGCCCTGGGAGGGGGTTCTTTCCCTGGGGCACAACAGGGTCCCCAGAGCTCTGCCaatcacccttctctcctccttgTCCCATTCTCTACTTATTCGGACCCAAATTCCAGCCTGGGGGTGTAattaagaaaagagaataaactcCAAGGACGAACGAGGACAGGGTGGAGGAGGATGGAGGGTTTAGGAGAGACAGGGTGGCCCTGGGGACCTGAGAAGGCCATCAAGGAGGCTGTGGGGTGTGGGTAGCCTCGGCCTCGAGGGCCTCTGGTAGGATCCTGGCAGGAGGAAAGTCTCCAGCCGCAGCCCCTGAAACTGCAGCCCCTGGAGAGCGAGCAGGGAGACCCGcttccccatcccagccctgcGGCCCTGCTTGGTGGGAATCCGGAGGCGCCCTCTGACCTGACCGGGGAAGGGGGCCGCGCTCCTAGTGGGACTCCACCGCCAAAGCCCAGGGAAGCGTCCTGTGGGATCCGCCATCTGGGGTCCAGAGGCATCCCGCGGGGTTCCCGAGCCGCGGGGTTCCGTGGCTCTAGGTCCCTGCGCCCCTGGGCTCCCGCCTCCCATTCCGGGTCCCTGATCTCCGGGGACATCCGGGTTCAGGGGTCCAGGTTCCGCGAACCCGAGGGCCGTCCCTGGGCCTCTGTCATCCGGACTCCGAGTCTCCCCGCATCCGGACTCTTGCATTTAGTGTCCAGACTCTGAGGCCCGCGTGTCCCAAGGACTCAGCTATCCGGAACCCCGGGCCCCGCGCTCCAAGAGCGTCCCAGGGTCTCTCCCATCCCGACCCCGGGTCCCCGCACGTCCTGACCCCGGCGTCCGCGCGTACCGGGGAGCCGAGGGGAGCGCGGGCCTCCCGCCGCAGCACGCTGAGCACGGGGGTCTCGGTGGCCGCCGCCAAGGAAGTGCAGCTGCAGCAGCGCGGGCCGCGCCTCGGGGAAGGCTAGCACGGCCGCCACGCCCGGTGCCGCCAGCGCCTGGCACAGGCCGCGGGCCAGCAAGGCGGGGTCCCGGGCGGGGGGCGCGGCGACCACCAGCTCCAGGCTCAGGTTGTGCGGCAGCCGCGGCGCCAGGGCGGCCCGGGCCAGggcggcgcgggcgcgggcggcgGGCGTGCGGGGCAGGAGGGCGCCCAGGCGCACCGAGACCCCCAGGCGCGCCAGGACGCCGCACCGGTGCGGGTGGCCCCCGGCGGGCCCCGGCCCCAGCGCTAGCGCCAGGCCGAGCCACTGCGCCCGCACAAACTCCATCCCAAAGTTGCCGGCGGGCGCCGCGGGGCGGAGCCGCGGGTGGCACCACGGGAGGGGAGGCGGGATCTCGGCCGCCCCCGccgctccctccccgcccccgccgggcCGGCGCCTCCCTCCCTGCCCGAGCCCGCCCACCTGCGTCCGCTCTCCCCCCTCCCGGTCCCCCAGTGCCAGGCAGCCCACTAGGGAGGCGTGGGTCCCATTACGCAGGgcgggaaattgaggctcagatggccacagcaggcgggggttggggtggggtgtggaATCGAACCACTGCTCCTCCTGGCTCTGTGCccactctacagatgaggaagccgaCGTTAGCAGCAGGGAGGGATTTTGCATCAAGACCGGTGCCCACACTCACCCCTGGATCCCTCCCTCATCCCCCCTCCAGCCTGGCAACGGTTCCCATTTCTCAGTCAGGGAAACTAAGGCCCACAAGGGGTCAGTGTGCGTCCATAGTCACCCAGCCGCAccctcctcctccagggagcaGCGTCTACCCAGACCAAGCCGTCCACGTGCTCTACCATCGTTGGCGCCCCAGGGAAACTGAAGCAGACTTGTCTGATGGGAACGTGTGGGGAAGGTCTCCTGCCCTCCAGCTGCGGGCAGACAACTTGAGCCAGAGAATTCCTCTTCACCCTTCAAGACCCAGTGCCAAATGCCCCTGCTGGAAAAACTTTCCTAGCTTGTCACCCAGAAAGATTCAGAACGCCCCCGTCATCCCTGCCTACATGAACTCCATCACACGCCATCGTCTTTTTAAAAGTCCCTTTATTTGCTTTATTCAGTGGCCAGCTCTGGGAGACAGGGGCGGGTCTGGCTCGTTAACTGCTGTCTCCAGTGcttgcacacagcaggcactctaTAATTGCTTGTTGCTTTGAGCAACTGCTCAGACAAGGACGCGTGGTTACATCACTCTCCGCTGCCCCGGAACCTTCCTTAGCTCCCCGCCGCCTACCAATCCCCCAGCCTCTTCCTACATTCTCTGGGCCTCCCCAAGACAAATGCCATGGAGACCTTCTTGTGGCCCTGGCCTGTGGGAGGCGCTCAATAACCACCGGTCAATAAGGGCCCAGGAGCACCCTGCGTGGAATTCTCCCATCCCAGGTGGGGGAGTGGAGAAAGCCAGGCTTCTCCCCAGACCCCGCAGGGCACAGGGCAGCAGCTGCGCATGGAACATTCCAGCTCTAAGGAACGCGTCTACACTCAGTTGATTTTTTTCACGCACAAGAAACCATCTCCTTTTGGAGCCAGTGTTAGAGATGCAGGGGACAAACTCCATTAGATGAGGAAAAATGCAAGTACCGGCCAGCAGCATGAATGGAATTTTTAGATGACTAATGAGAGCTGGGTGGCTGGCTTCCAGGTGACAAGGCCACCTCATCCAGCCACCTGGCCAGGCATCCCAGGACAGGGAGGGTCATACCAgggagcacccccccccccactgttcTGGGTGAGGCGCCAGGTTAAGAAGTGTCCTCAGGGACCACCTGGGCCTCACCCCACCCTGGGGTAAGGTCCCTATGCCAGCATGAGTCCCCAGAAACGGACCCATCCTGGGGAGGGGATACCTCCTCACCCTAATGTGGCCCTCAGcagtcagtcagtcaacaaacattACTGGCTGCTGGTTCTGGTAGGTACGCGAGCACCCGACAGCGCCTTGGGCCCCCCTGGGACTCACGGGGTAACCCCCTGAAGCCGCCCCATCTCGGGCCCTGCTGTTACACCTCACCTTCCCCCAAGGCCCACTACTTGCATGACCTGCGCTGGGCGCCCTGGCCTCTgcgcctcagctcccagctttttttttcaagtttttttgtcttgacgtggaccatttttagtctttattaaattgttacaatattgcttctattttatgttttggttttttggccccaaggcacgtgggaccttagctccccgaccagggatcaaaccagcagcccctgcattggaaggcggagtctcaaccactggaccaccagggaagtccctcagctccCATCTTTACAAGCTCAATGGTAGTAGTTCTGACCTCCCAGCTACCGTGCACATCAAACAAGTGGACACAGGCAAGGTTTTTTccttaattgtggtaaaatatacataatgtaaagttcaccattttaatcatttttaagtgcacagctcGGTGGCGTTAAGCACAATCACGTTGTGCagccttcccaccatcacctctagatctttctcatcttcccaaactgaagctcTGTCCCTGTGAAACCctgactccccaccccctcccccagcccctggcccccaccatctacttcctgtctctgtggatgTGACTCCTCCAGGGACCCCCGtgagtggaatcagacagtatctgtcctgtgtctggcttctctcactgagcatcatgccctcaaggttcatccctgttgtagcaggtgtcagaatctccttccgttttaaggctgaataatattcccttgtgtggTTGGACCACACTGTTTATCACCTGTCAATGGCCACTTGGGTTgtctccaccttttggctgttgtgaatcacACTATGAACACGAGCGTGCAAACATCTCGAGTCTCTTGCTTTAATTTCTTTGGAGGATGCACTCAGGAGGGGGATTGCTGGAGCATATGGTGATTCCACATGTAATTTTTTGATGACCCTCCAGGCTATTggccacagtggctgtaccatttcaccttcccaccagcagtgcagaagGGCTCAGATTTCTCCATCGCCTCCTGACAcgttttgtttcttaaataacAGCTGTCCTGGTGTGTGAGAGGCGGTATGTCACTGCAGTTCACATAAACTCAGCGCACGTGCAGGAGTCATCTGTGAATGCTGGGTGCCGCCTGCACCTGCCCCTCTGGCAGTGATGGCCCAGGATTCAGGGTCAAATTGTGCTTCTACAGATTCTTACAGACAGGACAACAACAGCGGCATTGCTGGCCGTGTGCCTGGCACCTGTCACACACCTGCTCAGCTGCACACCAGCTCCTGAAGGCTCCTCGCAGGCCGAGGAGGTGTGTgttcccttttacagatgacaCCAAGCCTCAGGGCCAGGTGTGGCTTGCCCAGGGCCATGTGGGGATTTCAGGGAGAGGTAAACGGGCTCCAGCCTTCACGGCCCACCAGCGACCTTCTCTGCAACCAGCTCCCGCCAACCGACCTCCTGTGAACTCTCTCAGCATGGCCCGCGGAAGGGGGACAGGAGACCTTGCAGGCCTGCAAGGACAGGTGGCAGGGACAGCGCGGGCAAAGACGGTTGCGTGTCAACTGGAGGATCTTCCCAGGCCCAGCCAGGCACCCCCCTTCAGGGCCGAGTCATCAAAGTGACAGCCCCAGGGGTGGGGACCCCACCCAGGGGTGCCTACCCTCACCCCAGCCATGGGTGTGGCAGATGAGCCAGGAGGAACCCCAGAACCCAAGGCGGCAGCTGAGGGTCCAGGGCAATGAGAACAATACCCCTGCCCCCCAGGGAAAAACCCAGAGCCCGGGAGGTGGCTGCCAGACATTGGCCGATCCCCAGCCCGTCTCCTGGCCACCTGCCAGCTCCTGCCTGGGACTCCACAAGACAAAGAGCAACACTGGGGCCTCAAAAACTGGCCTCTCCTTCCAAGCCACTGAATCACGGGGCGAGTGCAGACAGCTGCGGGCGTGGggcagcattccaggcagagggcagcagGCCTCAGGCTCAGCACCAGGGCTGCCAGGGACCCTCACcagggccagggcctggggacgCAGGGCCCGGGCAGGTGAGGTGGCCCTTGGCCCCAGGGGAATCTCAGCCAAATTCTGAGGCCCTCTCCTAATCTTCCGGACCCTCCGGAAACCAAGGGGGTGAGGACGGACTGGACGCAGACTGCAGACAGGAAAACAGCCCTGGGTGCTCTGGGGAGGAGGGCGCAGCTCCGACCCCCAGCTCTGCTCTGATGAGCTGCCTCGcgacccactcccccaccccgcctcacTTCTTGGGATCCACCAGGGGCCCAGGGGCTGCACCTACAATGTGGACCCTATCAGCCAGCAGGACTCCTCACCTGGCAGCTTCCTGGGCAAGGTGGGCCATGAGGGTGGGTGCAGAGCCCCAGCGGGGATGCCCACTAGCTAAAGACATGAACCAGGAGCTAGCCCCCAGCCGAGGTCATTACGGCACCTGCTAAGTCATGTGGATTTTCTGGACCATTAAGCAGACTGTCATTTGGGGGCAGCTTTCTGGAAGGTTCCATGGGCAGCCTGAGGGCCCACCTCTCGGCTGGGCTCCAGGGGCCAGCTGGTggtgtccctgtctccccttggcagtgggggtgggggtggggcctggCCTCCCTCCGGCCCCTGACACCAAG includes:
- the GRIN3B gene encoding LOW QUALITY PROTEIN: glutamate receptor ionotropic, NMDA 3B (The sequence of the model RefSeq protein was modified relative to this genomic sequence to represent the inferred CDS: inserted 3 bases in 2 codons; deleted 3 bases in 3 codons), with amino-acid sequence MEFVRAQWLGLALALGPGPAGGHPHRCGVLARLGVSVRLGALLPRTPAARARAALARAALAPRLPHNLSLELVVAAPPARDPALLARGLCQALAAPGVAAVLAFPEARPALLQLHFLAAATETPVLSVLRREARAPLGSPNPFHLQLDWASPLDTLLDVLVSLLQAHSWEDVGLVLCRVWDSGGLVALWTSWAGRAPKLXVDLSRPDPSDAGLRAXRGVLQAAPPGPRWLLGMPLPAEALPTEGLPPGLLALGEVARPPLEAAIHDAVELVACALGSTARVQPERALLPATVNCNDLPLPGPESCGRLLERFLAKTSFRGHTGPVWVTGSSQVHISRRFRVWSLRRDPRGALAWAMLGRWQDGRLESEAGGVAGRPPPPPGAWARPKLRVVTLVEHPFVFAREPDEDGQCPEGQLCLAPGTNDSAALDALFAALADGSAPRALRRCCYGYCIDLLERRAEDAPFDFELYIVGDGKYGAVGDGKYGALRDGRWAGLVGDLMAGRAHVAVTSFSINSARSQVVDFTSPFFSTSLGIMVRAWDTASPIGAFMWPLHWSMWLGVFTALHLTALFLTLYEWRSPFGLTPRGRNLGTVFSYSSALNLCYAILFGRTVSSKTPKCPTGRLLMNLWAIFCLLVLSSYTANLAAVMVGDKTFEELSGIHDPKLRHPSQGFRFGTVRESSAEAYIKKSFPEMYAHVRRHSAPTTPHGVAMLASDPRPKLNAFIMDKSLLDYEVSIDADCRLLTVGKPFAIEGYGIGLPRNSPLTSNLSEFISCYKSSGFIDLLHDKWYKMVPCGKRVFAVTETLQMGIYHFSGLFVLLCLGLGSALLSSLGEHVFYRLALPRIQRGNKMQYWLHTSQRIHRALNTEPPEGQEPEPRTRLPSLIRPQGSRGAAQQDTLAAPAGWTRVRQASVRGRCTHFLLEPAVATAAAPVEDAPDADADAAKPPGGPVSLCSNGRPPAELFPGAPRPGELEQLEQRIAGTRERLRQALVQRGQLLAQLRDSTRDGPRSLLQASKEAPVAAQ